One Phragmites australis chromosome 23, lpPhrAust1.1, whole genome shotgun sequence DNA window includes the following coding sequences:
- the LOC133905788 gene encoding zinc finger CCCH domain-containing protein 66-like isoform X1, whose translation MTAGAGAGAGVGCGGGGGRGEGSSSSPMGVAIGPHHHGSTEEAMWQMTLGGGESMEPGPYPERIGEPDCSYYMRTGLCRFGVTCKFNHPPNRKLLLLVKYKAVAAARMKGEYPYRVGQPECQYYLKTGTCKFGATCKFHHPREKAAIATCVQLNVLGYPLRPNEKECAYYLRTGQCKFASTCKFHHPQPSNTMVAVRGSVYSPGQSATSPGQHTYPGAVTNWTMSRSASFIASPRWPSHSGYAQVIVPQGLVQVPGWNPYAAQMGPSSPDDQQRTPGTTQYYTGSHQSETTGMSEHGMFPSYQAGSVPVGLYAVQGENIFPERPDQPECQFYMKTGDCKFGAVCKFNHPKERLIPAPNCALSPLGLPLRLGEPVCTFYSRYGICKFGPNCKFDHPMSTLMYGTATSPTRDAPTMHYQLAPSPGHSERLLNGGSGRSHRISQSDSQQIPSGNGSTEREAS comes from the exons ATGAcggcgggagcgggagcgggagcgggagtgggctgcggtggcggtggcggacgCGGGGaggggtcctcctcctccccgatggGCGTCGCGATCGGGCCCCACCACCATGGGTCCACGGAAG AGGCCATGTGGCAAATGACTTTAGGAGGAGGAGAATCTATGGAACCTGGTCCCTACCCTGAGCGTATTGGAGAGCCAGACTGTAGTTATTATATGAGGACTGGACTTTGTAGGTTCGGGGTGACCTGCAAGTTCAATCACCCGCCAAACAGGAAGCTG TTACTTTTGGTTAAATATAAggctgttgctgctgcaagGATGAAAGGGGAATATCCTTATAGAGTTGGTCAACCTGAGTGTCAA TACTATCTGAAGACTGGGACATGCAAGTTTGGAGCAACATGCAAGTTTCATCACCCCAGAGAAAAGGCTGCAATTGCAACGTGTGTACAGTTGAATGTTCTGGGCTACCCATTACGGCCG AATGAGAAGGAATGTGCTTATTATTTAAGAACAGGGCAGTGCAAATTTGCAAGCACGTGTAAGTTTCATCATCCACAGCCCTCCAATACAATGGTTGCTGTACGTGGCTCTGTTTATTCACCTGGGCAATCTGCAACCTCTCCTGGTCAACATACTTATCCTGGGGCTGTAACTAACTGGACCATGTCAAGATCTGCATCATTTATTGCAAGTCCTCGGTGGCCCAGTCATTCAGGCTATGCACAAGTaattgttccccagggccttgttCAAGTTCCTGGGTGGAATCCTTATGCT GCACAAATGGGCCCTTCTTCTCCGGATGACCAGCAACGAACACCTGGAACCACTCAATACTACACTGGCTCGCATCAAAGTGAAACAACTGGTATGAGTGAACATGGAATGTTTCCATCATACCAAGCAGGTTCTGTTCCAGTTGGACTTTATGCAGTACAAGGCGAGAACATATTTCCTGAGAGACCTGACCAGCCTGAGTGTCAGTTCTATATGAAAACCGGAGACTGCAAGTTTGGTGCTGTTTGCAAGTTTAATCACCCTAAGGAGCGGCTGATTCCTGCTCCAAACTGTGCATTGAGTCCATTAGGTCTTCCACTTCGCTTG GGAGAACCTGTCTGCACCTTCTATTCTCGTTACGGCATCTGCAAGTTTGGTCCAAATTGCAAATTTGACCATCCTATGAGTACCCTTATGTATGGAACTGCAACTTCACCGACACGTGATGCGCCAACTATGCACTACCAGTTGGCACCCTCACCAGGACATTCCGAAAGGTTGCTCAACGGAGGCTCTGGAAGGTCTCATAGGATTTCCCAATCTGATTCCCAGCAAATACCCTCTGGCAATGGAAGTACTGAGAGAGAGGCATCATAA
- the LOC133905788 gene encoding zinc finger CCCH domain-containing protein 66-like isoform X2: MTAGAGAGAGVGCGGGGGRGEGSSSSPMGVAIGPHHHGSTEEAMWQMTLGGGESMEPGPYPERIGEPDCSYYMRTGLCRFGVTCKFNHPPNRKLAVAAARMKGEYPYRVGQPECQYYLKTGTCKFGATCKFHHPREKAAIATCVQLNVLGYPLRPNEKECAYYLRTGQCKFASTCKFHHPQPSNTMVAVRGSVYSPGQSATSPGQHTYPGAVTNWTMSRSASFIASPRWPSHSGYAQVIVPQGLVQVPGWNPYAAQMGPSSPDDQQRTPGTTQYYTGSHQSETTGMSEHGMFPSYQAGSVPVGLYAVQGENIFPERPDQPECQFYMKTGDCKFGAVCKFNHPKERLIPAPNCALSPLGLPLRLGEPVCTFYSRYGICKFGPNCKFDHPMSTLMYGTATSPTRDAPTMHYQLAPSPGHSERLLNGGSGRSHRISQSDSQQIPSGNGSTEREAS; encoded by the exons ATGAcggcgggagcgggagcgggagcgggagtgggctgcggtggcggtggcggacgCGGGGaggggtcctcctcctccccgatggGCGTCGCGATCGGGCCCCACCACCATGGGTCCACGGAAG AGGCCATGTGGCAAATGACTTTAGGAGGAGGAGAATCTATGGAACCTGGTCCCTACCCTGAGCGTATTGGAGAGCCAGACTGTAGTTATTATATGAGGACTGGACTTTGTAGGTTCGGGGTGACCTGCAAGTTCAATCACCCGCCAAACAGGAAGCTG gctgttgctgctgcaagGATGAAAGGGGAATATCCTTATAGAGTTGGTCAACCTGAGTGTCAA TACTATCTGAAGACTGGGACATGCAAGTTTGGAGCAACATGCAAGTTTCATCACCCCAGAGAAAAGGCTGCAATTGCAACGTGTGTACAGTTGAATGTTCTGGGCTACCCATTACGGCCG AATGAGAAGGAATGTGCTTATTATTTAAGAACAGGGCAGTGCAAATTTGCAAGCACGTGTAAGTTTCATCATCCACAGCCCTCCAATACAATGGTTGCTGTACGTGGCTCTGTTTATTCACCTGGGCAATCTGCAACCTCTCCTGGTCAACATACTTATCCTGGGGCTGTAACTAACTGGACCATGTCAAGATCTGCATCATTTATTGCAAGTCCTCGGTGGCCCAGTCATTCAGGCTATGCACAAGTaattgttccccagggccttgttCAAGTTCCTGGGTGGAATCCTTATGCT GCACAAATGGGCCCTTCTTCTCCGGATGACCAGCAACGAACACCTGGAACCACTCAATACTACACTGGCTCGCATCAAAGTGAAACAACTGGTATGAGTGAACATGGAATGTTTCCATCATACCAAGCAGGTTCTGTTCCAGTTGGACTTTATGCAGTACAAGGCGAGAACATATTTCCTGAGAGACCTGACCAGCCTGAGTGTCAGTTCTATATGAAAACCGGAGACTGCAAGTTTGGTGCTGTTTGCAAGTTTAATCACCCTAAGGAGCGGCTGATTCCTGCTCCAAACTGTGCATTGAGTCCATTAGGTCTTCCACTTCGCTTG GGAGAACCTGTCTGCACCTTCTATTCTCGTTACGGCATCTGCAAGTTTGGTCCAAATTGCAAATTTGACCATCCTATGAGTACCCTTATGTATGGAACTGCAACTTCACCGACACGTGATGCGCCAACTATGCACTACCAGTTGGCACCCTCACCAGGACATTCCGAAAGGTTGCTCAACGGAGGCTCTGGAAGGTCTCATAGGATTTCCCAATCTGATTCCCAGCAAATACCCTCTGGCAATGGAAGTACTGAGAGAGAGGCATCATAA